In Pseudophryne corroboree isolate aPseCor3 chromosome 2, aPseCor3.hap2, whole genome shotgun sequence, the sequence AGGGTGAATAATCAAAAAATAGATGTCTCTTCTTTCACCTTCAGACGTCCCTGGAATATTTGTTAAAGGGGATCAAGGAGAGAAGAAAAAGATAGTTTAGGAAACAACAGAGAAAGTGTTCCTGGAGATTAAAAAGAGTCCAATAATGTGAAATGTGTGGAAAAGAAACAATAGGACACTAGAGAAAAGGAAACAGTTTAGAGTTACATTTGTACTGTGTCCTACAATGGCTGAAAGCTGCCTAAACCATGTATAACTCTCTGATTGGTTTCTGCTGCTGCCAGGAATTGTCCCCCTGGGTTAGTAGTGTGGATGTTTCCCAGTGTTTGCAAATTCTAACCCAGCACATACTGTACAGCAGCCCATGTCCTTGCAACTGAACGAAGGTGAAAAGTGTGACAGCTGATCTCTTGGCAGGACACAGACTCACAGCAGTGAGTGAAAAGTTTTTTTGGGgggatctatgtacagtatgtgcatataATATATTaattagatataaaaaaaaaattgggatacaTGCTATATGATACCCATATTGGTCCTAAAACAAAATAGTATTTTGAAAAGTTTTCAAAAGTTCTACCTTTAATCATTTATCTtatcaacatttttatttttatttctaatgCATTTAAATAAATATGTCCACCTTAAAATTCTATCTTATAACAATAtttaaagtcttttttttttctttagctaaACTATGACACATTTCACTTGGCTCGAAATGCTGAACATCTGGAAACCAAATGTTCCATTCGATAAAAAAGAGCAAGATCAGACAACAGATCCCATAGTCTGCAGCAGGAGTAGAGACAGCATGATGTTGCTAGGGCTTGCTGTACTGCTGCAGTTGGTGGCTGCAACATGGGCACAACATGATTACTATTACTCACATCAAGACTATGGAAATGGTGATCAGTGGTCTAATCTTTTTAGGCAAGGATTCAATTTCCAATGCCCCCATGGACAGGTGGTAGTCGCAATAAGAAGCACATTTAGCAAAAAAGAAGGATCAGATAGACGATGGAACTATGGATGTATGCAAACACCTTATGAACTTGGGGAACCTACAGAATGTTGGTGGGAGGAAATTAACAGAGCTGGAATGGAATGGTAAGAGATTATCTTGTAGCAGTTCTTCATTGGTTTGTGCTTTCAAATGCTGGAAACACACAATGTCGTTAGAACTAATTCACTAACATTTCATTTAGGGAAATCATGGCAAATAATAAGACAATTGGGAGGtatatttattactaagggttctatgtactaagctttggatggagataaagtgcaaggagataaaggggtaaatgtatgaagcagtgataagagcggagaagtgagccagtgtagaagttgcccatggcaaccaatcagcattgaaataacatttataatttgcataatataaaattatacagagaagctgattggttgccatgggcaacttctccactagctcacttctccactcttatcactgcttcatacatttacccaacagtaccagccaatcagctcctaactgccatgtcacaggctgggtttgaaaaatgacagttaggagctgactgactggtcctttatctgcatccactttatcttcatccaaggcttagtaaatagacccctaagtgacatATTTAAAAAGCCACCACTTGCAGCAGTTCTATTGGGTTGGGGTGACCGGtgtttgggatcccggcgatcaccataccgccgccgggatCCTGAGATTTAGAATGCCATCGAAGGCGAGTGTAACGAAGTccgttgcgggctcgctgcgcttgccttaTGCGAGCTCAGTGGCTCGCTATactcgccactggttctattcccactctatgggtgtcgtggacacccacgagtgtgtatagtccctgttagtcggcatgccgactgttgggcagGCAATCGGTCGGGATCCCAGCCTCGGTATGGTGACCGCACATAATTACATCCCATTCTATCCATGGGTTTCAAaagggcaataatattaaatacaaaaccagGAGTGTTTTGTATTTAATAATATTGCCCTTTTTAAATCCCGCAGACAGAACCGCAAACAAGCAATTCCACGggttagtacatatacccctttcTATTTGCATTAGATGTTAGTGAAAATAAAGAGCGTTAGTagcttatcctttttttttttagtaaataccacCATAAATAGGGGTGCTTTTTTTGTCTACCATTTGAAAATGATTATTTGGTAATGCAGAGGAGCTTTCTAATGATGATCTGACATTCTAGCACTAGGGCTGGCATTGTTTAATCTGCTGATGCTTccagcacatactgtacagtatatcaactTGACCTCAAAAACTGCCTAGTGACATTGATGGGATTGGTATCTCCTGCTGTCAGGAGGAAGTTATAATGAATAATTCTTATTAACTGAATCTAAAGGAGCTCGTATTATGTTAGCCCTAAAAGACGGCGATATACAGAATCCCAAAGTAATGTACTAACCAGTTGGGTCTGATTAATTCCAATTTAATCCATAACGTATGCTTTGTCCCCTGTGCATTAAACAATGGAGCTACTTTCACAAAGATAAACAATGTTCTTATAAAACAGACAATCCCAAGATACTAGACTAGCGATAAActtgagagtttgtttttttcttttgtctccaaGTATGTACAGCAGGCAACATAGCATTATCCCTTCTTCA encodes:
- the DPT gene encoding dermatopontin; amino-acid sequence: MLNIWKPNVPFDKKEQDQTTDPIVCSRSRDSMMLLGLAVLLQLVAATWAQHDYYYSHQDYGNGDQWSNLFRQGFNFQCPHGQVVVAIRSTFSKKEGSDRRWNYGCMQTPYELGEPTECWWEEINRAGMEWYQTCSNNGLVAGFQSQYFDAVLDREWQFYCCRYSRKCSYGCWLTQDYPGHYGEEVDMVLYSYGYYIRGATTTFSGVERDRQWKYIVCRMTDFNCEFENF